GAAGAGTATTTGGGGGAAAAACCGAAGTTCGGCTATTGGCGGGATACCCATCTTCGGATTACAGGCGGTGCTGTACACACACTTCAGCACCGGTTCCTGCTGGATTGGAATGAAGCTTCAAACAGCCATCCGGTTAAATTTGCCTTTGAATACTTCCCCCCGTCGCCTGACCGCAAAGGTGCAGCCATGCAGATTGTGGCGAGCGGGCCCGATGAACGGCATACACAAGTTAAAAACGGCTTGCTGAAGCTCATAGCCAGTGCGCAGCAATCCATTTATATCCAGACCCCTTATTTCGTGCCGGAACAGACGATCATTGATGCCTTGCAAGTCGCATCGCTGAGCGGAATCGATGTCCGGATGATGATTCCGGACAAGTCGGATCACCCGTTTGTCCATTCGGCAACACTGTCATTTGTAGGCGATTTACTGGATGCAGGTGTACAGGTATATGCATACCATAATGGTTTCCTCCACGCTAAAATGATGATAATCGATGGCAAAGCCTTTACACTCGGTTCTGCCAATATGGATGTCCGGAGTTTTAAATTGAACTTCGAAGTTAATGCATTCATTTTTGACCGGGAGACAACGGAAGCGATGACAGAAGTATTCTTCCGGGACATGGAACTCACCAGTCAGCTGACCCAGGAGTATTTTGACAGCCGGTCGCTGTTCAAGCGCATCAGGCATCGTTTCGCCCGGCTGATGGCTCCGCTGCTGTGAATTTCCAAGACTGCTCCTATTATAAGGGCCAGTCTTTCTTTTATGATTCTTTTGTCACAACTAAACTTACTGTAAAGCCAGGAACCCGTTCCGAAAGTGATCATATCCGTCTAAACTCCCGTTTTTTCTCTGTCCCTTTTACGCATGGTATGCTATATTTTGGTTACTGAATCTTCAATAAGATGGGAATGGTTCCGATGAAAAAACCGCTTGCTTGGATTACTGATTCGATGGGATTCATAACAGAAGAACTGAAAGAGCATCCGGATGTATACGTAGTGCCGCTTAATATTCATTTTGGGCAGGAAACTTTTGAAGATGCAGTTGATTTAACTTCAGAAGAATTGTATGACCGGCTTCGGGGGGCTGAGGAATTCCCGAAGACCTCTCAGCCTTCCGCCGGAAAATTTGCCGAGCTGTATAACCGTCTGAAGGAAGAGTACGAGTGCGCGATCGCCGTTCATGGCTCTTCCCGGTTAAGTGGCACACTGGCCTCTTCCGTCGCCGGTGCCGAAATGGCGGACTTTCCTCTCTATGCCGTTGATTCGCTGGCCCTCTCCTATGGGATGACAGGACTGATTGAACGCGGCTTTTACCTGCAGGAGCAGGGATTGGTGCCTGAAAAAATCGCAGCTCAGCTGCAGAATGAGACAGTGGATTTCCGGAATTTCATCACGATCGGCAACCTGTCGCAATTGTATAAAGGCGGACGGATGAATGGGGTCCAGTATTATCTGGGAAGCCTGCTGAAAGTGAAACCGATCGTCCAAATTACGGAAGAAGGTGAATTGGCACCAATCGACAAAGTCAGATCACAGAAAAAAGCGATGCAGTACCTCGTTGACCGGGCAACCGAAAGTTACCGTGAACACGGTTCTTCCAAGTTCCAGATATTGCATGCCAATGTCATTGCGGAAGCTGTAGAACTGCGTGAAGAAATATTAAAAGTTGTGCCGCACGCCCATATACTGATCGGTGAACTCAGCACGGTGCTGGTCGTCCATGCAGGTGAAGGAACAATCGCCCTTCTCTGGCGCAGTGAGCCTGCCATTTATAAGTAAGTCGAACAGGACTCACTATGCCATCTGTCAACAGATAGTCCAGCATTCATCTGCTGCAATGGCAGCAGCAACGTATCGCGTGAGGTGGTAGACATGCAACACTTGGAACGGGAAATCACAGATCCTGTTTTGCTCTGTGACACGAAAGGACAGCTGAACCCAAATGCCATTGGATTCGCCCGGAAGCCGCTGATTGAAAGCAATTTACGGGGGCATTTTCTGCGGAAGAAAAGATGGAATTACTGGTGCATTTTCGGAACTGAAATCGTGTTCTCTGTCACTGTCAGTCATTTTGATTATGCCGCAGCCTGCTCTGTGTATTTCCTGAATTACGAAAATCAGCGGTTCTATGAAAAATCTCTTATCCTGCCTTTTGCAAAAAGCATGAAACTGGCACCGAAAGCTTTTGAGGAATACCGCTTTTCCCATGAAGGACTGATAATTGAATTGATTGAGCGAAAAAATCAAACATTCATGTCAGTTAAAACGCAGGATTTTGACGGGGAACCGCTGCAGGCTGATCTTAAGATCGATCACCCAGCTTCACGTGATTCACTGAATGTCGTTATTCCAAGGAACCGCAATCTATTCCAGCTGACCGGCAAGCATCTTAATTTACCCGTTAGCGGCATTGTCCGAATCGGAGATCAGCCCTTTACATTCGATCCGGCTGACAGTTTTGCTGTATTGGACTGCAGCCGCGGTGTGTGGCCCCGGGAAACGGCAAAAAACTGGGCTGTGGCCTCACAGCTGGTATTCGGTAAAGAAATCGGACTGAATTTTGGCGGCAAGTGGACGGATGGAAGCGGAATGACAGAAAATGCTTTTATCGTGGATGGCAGACTGACAAAGATCCATGAAGATGTCTTATTCAATTATGTTAAATCCGATTACACCGCTCCCTGGGAAATACAGACGAAATTCTCAGATGATGTCCACCTGACTTTCACGCCTTTTTTCGAACGGACGGCTGAAAGTAATTTACGGCTTCTGAAATCCGAAGTCCATCAGCTGTTCGGCTACTTTAATGGTTATGTCCGCTATGCGGATGGCCGGAAGCTTAGAATTCGGCAGCTGCTTGGCGCTGTGGAAGAACAGTATGCCAAATGGTAACCAGAAAAGCTGCTGTACAACTCGCTCTAATACTAATAAAAGTGGACTGTCCAAAAAGTCTAACCGACATGCTGACACAGCTTTTTTATCCCCCGGCCCGGGTTGCAAAACCGGACGCTTCCGGAACGGCCACAATCCATCTGAAAAAAAACCAAAAAAAAGCGGGAAGGGGAACAAATTGTCCTCTTTCCGCTTTCTGTATGATCAGGCTGATTCGTTCGAGCAAAAACAGGACGGCCGAGCGTTTGCGCAGCGAGTGCCGTTTCAAAAAGTTCCGCGGATATGATGAACTGCAAAGCTTTTTGGATACCCTCTTTCAGGTGCTGGTTAAATTGATTGGCCGGCCGGATTACCGGCACTGTCACAGTTCTGTGCGAATGGCCCACAGTTCAGGGAAAAATGATTGATCCAGTACTTTTTTCAAATAACCGACACCGGAAGAGCCACCGGTGCCCGTCTTGAATCCGATGATCCGTTCGACTGTTTTCATATGCCGGAAACGCCATTGCTGCATCCAGTCTTCGATGTCGACCAGCTTTTCTGCCAATTGATACAGTTCCCAATAAGTTTCAGTGTTCCGGTAAACCGTTTTCCAGGCACTTTTCACACTATCATCCGGGCCGTAGGAATCGTCAGTGCGTCGGTTCAGGACAGATGAATTGATAGCAAAACCGCTTCTGCTCAATTTCCGGATGGCTGTATCATACAACCCCGGAGCATTATATGCAGCAACAAGCCCGCTGTGCAAATCTTCGTCTTTTTCATAAATCTTCAGTACATGCGCCGTTTTATAACCGAGTGCGAATTCAATCAGCCGGTATTGGTATGACTGAAAACCGCTTGCGTTGCCCAGCGCGTCACGAAATCCCATATATTCAGCAGGCGTCATCGTCGCCAGCACATCCCAGGCTTTAATGATCTGCTCCTGAATTTTTGATACCCGCGCCAATTGCTTGAATGCCGGCTGGAGATCATCCTGATCGATGTGCCGGACGGCAGCACGGAGTTCATGCAGAATGAGTTTCATCCATAATTCGGAAACCTGATGGATGATGATGAACAACGTTTCATCATGATGACCGCTCAGCCCCTGCTGCGCATCCAGCAGCTTGTCCAAATGCAAATACTCGCTGTACGTCATTTCATCTTTAAAATCGGTACGGATGTTTCCATCACGATTGGTCATGCCCTGACAACCTTTCTGTCTCATCTTCGGCTCGGCTTCTCTTCATCCATTGTACCCTTTTCGACGGGGTACCGGCATCCGCCTTATGATTGATTTGGCGAAAAACGGGAATACGTACTGTAACGAGAATTGTTTTTTGAAAGGATGAGGATGAATGGGACGGAATAAATACCGGTTCATGGCCGGAATTGCCATCTCCTCTGTCATGGTGCTTGGTGCGTGCGACAGAGGTGACGTAGTAACTGAACATGTCGGTGATGAGTCGCCGACGCCGGCAAATACACCGGAGGAAGCAGATCCTGCGGGTGGGGTCGATGAGCCGGGCGGCGTTACTTTCGGCTTTACTGATTTTGTCGTGGAAGCGGAGTTCGCTGAAGGTGAGGAATTGTACGCGAGCTATGAAGAGGAGCGGGATCAGGTCGTAGCGGAATACAGAAATGACCTGGAAGGCGAGACATTTGAAGGCAACGAAGCGTGGGATGAACTCGAACCCGTCATTGAAGGAATTGAAATCGATCCGGAAACCCCCGACGAAGAAGTGATCGCCTCCGTAATGGATGCTTTTGAATTGGGTGACAATGTAACTTCGCTTACGATTTCAGTTACGTATGAAGACGGAACTGACGAAGAGTATGAACTTGAAGAATAATTGATTCCGGTCGGTCGGCTTATTACTCCTTTTACCGATCGGCCGATCAATACCGATGATTCTGATTCATGTCATTTAAAGAAAAACCAATCCCCGCCGGGCAGCCACTCTGCCCGGCGGGGATTGGTTTTTTGAACTTTTTCAATCAGCCTGTGCTCTCTGGTTCCCAATAGGCCACCGTTGTTACGGGTGTAAACCCTGATCGCTCGTATAAGGCAAGCGCTTCATTTTCAGTTTCCACATCAAGCATGACATCCCGCAGTTCCATGCGGGCTGCAAGCTGCCTGCACCAGTGCAGAAACGCCTTGCCATATCCTTTTCCCTGTTCATCAGGATGGGTGCCAAAAGCTGTCACCCAAAGGTGGCCGTCTTCAGCCAGTGTAGCAGCGGATGCCACAGCGCGTCCGTCTTTTCGCATAAGCCAAACCTGCCGGGATTCATCCGCCATATTATAGGCGATCACCGGTAGCATGTTTTCATCGAACGCCGCTGTCAGCACACGCTCTGCTTCCGCCTCTTCTTCGTCAGCCAGCACAACCTCCATCCCGGAAGGAAGCTCGTAATCCCGCAGCAGCGGCGCGGCTAATTGAATTTCTTTAAAGGCCGGCTTGTATCCGAGGCTTTGAATGAACGCTGCGGCCCCTTCTTCTTCCACACATGCCGCCAATTCTCCTTCCGCCCCCCGCTGTTTAAGACCGTGACGGATTCCCTCAGCCAGCGCTGCCCCCACCGACTGCCGGCGGATATCCGGCGACACGACGGCTGACCATTCATACTGATCGAGGTTGACAATATCGATGGCTGT
Above is a genomic segment from Planococcus lenghuensis containing:
- the cls gene encoding cardiolipin synthase, with translation MFFFLNIILAVIIVFRERKTPSSTWAWLMVLFFLPVIGFFLYLFFGRSFKKERLKQQSTYFNDELAKAADDQLHAVTTGAFQHPVSVTQELEGLVRMNLQTAPALLTFNNRISIFSDGRDKFDALFEDIRNAKDHIHMEYYIIRKDALAQKLLDLLTQKAKEGVKTLFLYDDVGSHSVNDAFLAEFREAGGKAAPFMPSRLPVINTNMNYRNHRKIVVIDGMISYTGGFNVGEEYLGEKPKFGYWRDTHLRITGGAVHTLQHRFLLDWNEASNSHPVKFAFEYFPPSPDRKGAAMQIVASGPDERHTQVKNGLLKLIASAQQSIYIQTPYFVPEQTIIDALQVASLSGIDVRMMIPDKSDHPFVHSATLSFVGDLLDAGVQVYAYHNGFLHAKMMIIDGKAFTLGSANMDVRSFKLNFEVNAFIFDRETTEAMTEVFFRDMELTSQLTQEYFDSRSLFKRIRHRFARLMAPLL
- a CDS encoding GNAT family N-acetyltransferase, producing MELALSIESFPLSEETDRDMNNLLDGLGTDYRTVTGASVWRLPDVRGFAVLAYTEEGELKGFATAIDIVNLDQYEWSAVVSPDIRRQSVGAALAEGIRHGLKQRGAEGELAACVEEEGAAAFIQSLGYKPAFKEIQLAAPLLRDYELPSGMEVVLADEEEAEAERVLTAAFDENMLPVIAYNMADESRQVWLMRKDGRAVASAATLAEDGHLWVTAFGTHPDEQGKGYGKAFLHWCRQLAARMELRDVMLDVETENEALALYERSGFTPVTTVAYWEPESTG
- a CDS encoding YusW family protein, whose product is MGRNKYRFMAGIAISSVMVLGACDRGDVVTEHVGDESPTPANTPEEADPAGGVDEPGGVTFGFTDFVVEAEFAEGEELYASYEEERDQVVAEYRNDLEGETFEGNEAWDELEPVIEGIEIDPETPDEEVIASVMDAFELGDNVTSLTISVTYEDGTDEEYELEE
- the kynA gene encoding tryptophan 2,3-dioxygenase yields the protein MTNRDGNIRTDFKDEMTYSEYLHLDKLLDAQQGLSGHHDETLFIIIHQVSELWMKLILHELRAAVRHIDQDDLQPAFKQLARVSKIQEQIIKAWDVLATMTPAEYMGFRDALGNASGFQSYQYRLIEFALGYKTAHVLKIYEKDEDLHSGLVAAYNAPGLYDTAIRKLSRSGFAINSSVLNRRTDDSYGPDDSVKSAWKTVYRNTETYWELYQLAEKLVDIEDWMQQWRFRHMKTVERIIGFKTGTGGSSGVGYLKKVLDQSFFPELWAIRTEL
- a CDS encoding DegV family protein, producing the protein MKKPLAWITDSMGFITEELKEHPDVYVVPLNIHFGQETFEDAVDLTSEELYDRLRGAEEFPKTSQPSAGKFAELYNRLKEEYECAIAVHGSSRLSGTLASSVAGAEMADFPLYAVDSLALSYGMTGLIERGFYLQEQGLVPEKIAAQLQNETVDFRNFITIGNLSQLYKGGRMNGVQYYLGSLLKVKPIVQITEEGELAPIDKVRSQKKAMQYLVDRATESYREHGSSKFQILHANVIAEAVELREEILKVVPHAHILIGELSTVLVVHAGEGTIALLWRSEPAIYK
- a CDS encoding DUF2804 domain-containing protein — protein: MQHLEREITDPVLLCDTKGQLNPNAIGFARKPLIESNLRGHFLRKKRWNYWCIFGTEIVFSVTVSHFDYAAACSVYFLNYENQRFYEKSLILPFAKSMKLAPKAFEEYRFSHEGLIIELIERKNQTFMSVKTQDFDGEPLQADLKIDHPASRDSLNVVIPRNRNLFQLTGKHLNLPVSGIVRIGDQPFTFDPADSFAVLDCSRGVWPRETAKNWAVASQLVFGKEIGLNFGGKWTDGSGMTENAFIVDGRLTKIHEDVLFNYVKSDYTAPWEIQTKFSDDVHLTFTPFFERTAESNLRLLKSEVHQLFGYFNGYVRYADGRKLRIRQLLGAVEEQYAKW